In the genome of Candidatus Polarisedimenticolia bacterium, one region contains:
- the rlmB gene encoding 23S rRNA (guanosine(2251)-2'-O)-methyltransferase RlmB translates to MKAARAEILYGVHPVLETLKSGRRQVEQIFVTSGRQDRKVRALLALATSRGVPVSRNPREELDRLSNGGVHQGVVARVVGSGPMGVEEVLASTGSRPFFLVLDQVEDPRNLGAVLRSAAAARVDGVFIPEHGSAHTGPGVTKASSGHADKVKLAIAGNLVTLMEKLKERGIWVVGLDSSAATPWTHFDYSLPLALVLGGEEKGMRRLVREHCDVLVSIPLAAGVDSLNVSVAAGIALFEVVRQRGERGPG, encoded by the coding sequence ATGAAGGCAGCACGCGCCGAAATCCTTTACGGGGTGCACCCCGTCCTGGAGACCCTGAAGTCGGGTCGGCGCCAGGTGGAGCAGATCTTCGTCACGTCGGGACGGCAGGACAGGAAAGTTCGCGCCCTGCTGGCCCTGGCGACCAGCCGCGGCGTCCCGGTATCGAGAAACCCCCGGGAGGAGCTGGACCGGCTTTCCAATGGGGGAGTGCACCAGGGGGTCGTTGCCCGGGTGGTCGGCAGCGGTCCGATGGGCGTCGAGGAGGTCCTGGCCTCCACCGGGAGCCGCCCCTTCTTCCTGGTGCTGGACCAGGTCGAAGATCCCAGAAACCTCGGCGCCGTCTTGAGATCCGCCGCCGCCGCACGCGTCGATGGCGTATTCATCCCGGAGCACGGGTCGGCCCATACGGGTCCCGGGGTGACCAAGGCCTCCTCCGGCCACGCCGACAAGGTGAAGCTGGCGATCGCCGGGAATCTGGTGACCCTCATGGAAAAGCTGAAAGAGCGCGGCATCTGGGTGGTCGGCCTCGATTCCAGCGCGGCGACCCCCTGGACTCATTTCGATTACTCGCTGCCCCTCGCCCTGGTCCTGGGTGGAGAAGAAAAGGGAATGAGGCGCCTGGTCCGGGAGCATTGCGACGTCCTGGTGAGCATTCCGCTGGCGGCGGGGGTCGATTCCCTGAATGTCTCGGTGGCGGCCGGCATCGCCCTGTTCGAGGTGGTCCGACAGCGAGGGGAGCGGGGACCCGGATAG
- the gltX gene encoding glutamate--tRNA ligase encodes MTVRTRFAPSPTGRLHVGNARTAVFNWLFTRRAGGRFILRIEDTDQERSTREFEAGILAELRWLGLDWDEGVDSGDSGPYRQSERRDRYEAAFRRLLEKGEVYYCFCTPEQREADRGRDLKEGRPPRYPGRCRELPAEEVSRRMFAGERPAARFRILEGTVEFEDLIRGPIAFDSRQIGDPVILRGDGWPTYNFAVVVDDVEMEITHVIRGEDHITNTPRQLLLYRALGAAPPRFAHLPLVLGPDHAPLSKRHGDTSLWQYQEKGYLPEAILNYLALLGWSSPTGKEILSPEELVAEFDLERVGRAAGVLDPVKLDWVANQHLRRAEINRLVDLAIPILEAGGELKSPVSPGHRAWLISLLDLLKPSVSSLSQIRDSDAMDILLRFNPENSLSDPEVRKDLGDPRCREVIRTFASLVPSDSPLDAQTYKQAAQETGKRTGTKGRDLYHPIRVALTARVSGPELVKLVPLIEEASRLEFPSPVPGCFDRATSIANLAGEAL; translated from the coding sequence GTGACGGTGCGCACCCGCTTCGCTCCCTCGCCGACGGGCAGGCTGCACGTGGGCAACGCCCGCACCGCGGTGTTCAACTGGCTGTTCACGCGGCGCGCGGGAGGCCGGTTCATCCTGCGCATCGAGGACACCGACCAGGAGCGCTCCACCCGGGAGTTCGAGGCCGGCATCCTCGCCGAGCTGCGATGGCTCGGGCTGGATTGGGATGAAGGGGTCGACTCGGGCGATTCGGGCCCTTACCGCCAGTCGGAGCGGCGCGACCGGTACGAGGCCGCCTTCCGCCGGCTGCTCGAAAAAGGGGAGGTCTACTACTGCTTCTGCACTCCGGAGCAGCGGGAGGCCGACCGCGGGAGGGACCTGAAGGAAGGACGGCCGCCCAGGTATCCGGGACGCTGCCGCGAGCTGCCGGCGGAGGAGGTCTCCCGTCGGATGTTCGCGGGGGAGCGGCCTGCCGCGCGTTTTCGCATTCTCGAAGGGACGGTCGAGTTCGAGGATCTGATCCGGGGGCCGATTGCCTTCGACTCCCGCCAGATCGGGGATCCCGTCATCCTGCGCGGCGACGGATGGCCGACCTACAACTTCGCGGTCGTGGTGGACGACGTCGAGATGGAGATCACGCACGTGATTCGCGGCGAGGACCACATCACCAACACCCCGAGGCAGCTTCTTCTGTACCGCGCCCTCGGCGCAGCGCCGCCACGGTTCGCCCACCTGCCGCTCGTCCTGGGTCCTGACCATGCGCCGCTCAGCAAGCGGCACGGAGACACTTCCCTGTGGCAATACCAGGAAAAGGGCTACCTCCCCGAAGCCATCCTGAACTACCTGGCACTGCTGGGGTGGTCCTCGCCCACCGGCAAGGAGATTCTTTCACCGGAGGAGTTGGTGGCGGAATTCGATCTCGAGCGGGTGGGCCGCGCGGCCGGGGTGCTGGATCCGGTCAAGCTCGATTGGGTGGCGAACCAGCACCTGCGCCGGGCGGAGATCAACCGGCTGGTGGATCTGGCGATTCCCATTCTCGAAGCGGGAGGAGAGCTGAAATCACCCGTTTCGCCGGGCCACCGCGCCTGGCTCATCTCGCTGCTCGATCTGCTCAAGCCTTCCGTCTCCAGCCTCTCGCAGATTCGCGACAGCGACGCGATGGACATTCTCCTTCGCTTCAATCCCGAAAACTCCCTGTCCGATCCGGAAGTGCGCAAAGACCTGGGGGACCCGCGCTGCCGGGAGGTAATCCGGACCTTCGCGTCCCTCGTCCCGTCGGACTCGCCCCTGGACGCGCAAACCTACAAGCAAGCGGCCCAGGAGACTGGAAAACGCACGGGAACGAAAGGGCGGGACCTCTATCATCCGATCCGCGTCGCCCTCACCGCGAGGGTGTCCGGGCCCGAGCTCGTCAAGCTTGTCCCCCTGATCGAGGAGGCCTCCAGGCTGGAGTTCCCCAGCCCGGTGCCGGGTTGCTTCGACAGGGCGACTTCCATCGCCAATCTGGCGGGAGAGGCACTATGA